The sequence below is a genomic window from bacterium.
TGAGCCGCTTACGATACATCCGCCCCAGGACAGGTACCTGCTCATCGACGTAGTCGTAGATCTGCACGACCCGCTTGCCTGCATGCGTACGGTGCAACCTGCCGGCGTATTGTTGCAGTGTCCCCCGCCACGAGATCGGCAGCGCGAGAAACATGGTGTCCAGACGGGAGTCGTCGAATCCCTCTCCGATGTAGCGTCCGGTGGCCAGCAGGAGACGCTCCTCACCATCGGGCACCCCGGCCAGACGCTGCGCGACCTCTGCGCGCTGGCGCCGCCCCATGCCGCCACGCAGCACGATGATGTTCTTCGCGAAGTTCTTCAGCCTGGCGGCGAAATACTCGAGGTGTTCCGTCCGCTCCGTGAGCAGGATCGGGGAGCGGCCCTTCTCGAGGGCAAGGAGAAGATCGTTGAAGATCAAGTCGTTCCGCCGTTCGTCGGTGACCAGCGAGGCATAGACCTCCTGGATGCCCAATTCCTGCTCGGCCTTGGGGAGTTGATAGTCCGTTGCCCGGGGAATCACGACATGCTCGACCGTGCTGTCGGCGCCTGTCGTTCTCGCCGTGGTGCGAAAGCGGATCGGCCCACACTGCATAATGATGATGGGGTGATGACCGTCCTTGCGATACGGCGTTGCGGTGAGGCCGAGGACGAACCGAGCCTTGGCCTTCCGAAGCACCTGCTCGAAGGTGAACGCCGACAGGTGGTGACACTCATCCACGATGATCTGGCCGTAGCCGTTCACCAACTCCTCGACCTCGCCCGCGCGACCGATGCTCTGCAGCAGGGCGACGTCCAGAAGTCCTGTGGGTCGGTTCCTGCCGCCGCCGATCTCCCCGACGATTACCTGATCTCCTTTGCTCTCCCCGTCTTGAATGCGCTCGAGAAAGGTCGTCAGCCGCTCCCGCCACTGGTCGAGAAGCTGTCGTCGATGGACGAGCACCAGTGTGCTGACGCCGCGCTCGGCAATCATCCTGGCGCCGACCACCGTCTTTCCAAATGCGGTTGCCGCGGAGAGTATGCCGGTATCGTGGCCGCACAGCGCCTGCACGGCCCGCTCCTGCACTTGGGTCAGCGTCCCTCTGAAGCTCACCTCCAGAGGAATCCCGACTTGCCGCTCGTCGATCACCTCGAGGGCGACCCCGTTCGCATCGAGCAGAGCCTGTAGCTCCTCCCGACATCCCCGGGGCAGCCCGATGTGCCTGGGAAAGTCCTGCGCGCAGGAAATGACCCGCGGCTTGTCGTACGTCGAGAGCCGCATCGCCTGCGCCCTGAAGAATTCCGGATTCTGGAAGGCTGCGAGTCTCACCAGTCGGTTCATGACCTTCGGCGGCAATCCATCCTTCTCGATGAACAGCATGTTCGCCATCACGGCGCGAACCGCCTGCGGCAGCGGGCCGGCTATCCTGGCCTTTCTGCTCATCGAGTCCGCCGGTGGCGTGATCCAGGGGTCAACGCCCTCTTCCTCTTCGGACAGACTGAGACGGACGCCGATCACCGCGTCATGGCGAAGGGCATCGCCCACGACTCCTTGCACTGCAGCCACTTCCATCTTCCGCATCTTCGCGAGAAATGCCCACTGGTCAGCCCATGGTTCCCCCGAAGGAGCAAGAAAGACGCTGTTGCCCTTCTCCCGGGGCTCCTTCTGCAGCGGCAAGGCGACCAGGTTTCCGAATCCGCCTTTCGGCAGCGTGTCCTGACTTGGGAAGAAACGGTCGTAAGACTTCAGAGCCGGCTCAGGGCGGCTCTCCGTGGTGAGCGTCACAAGATGAAAACCGAGACGCCTCGCGAGGCTGGCCGCGACAGGCTCCGCGAAGAGAATCCAGACATGGGCGCCGTTACCTGAGCGCGAGCGCTCGAGATACGCCGGCACTCCCACCCGTTGGGCGCTCTCCAGGAATGCCGCAGCATCTTCCATCCACGAAGCGCCATCGAAGTCGGCGACCAGGAACCGGCACGTTTCGTCCGAAAGCATCGCGTAGACACCGATCGTCTTCTTGCCGGACAAGTGCTCGGTGATCACCTCGTCCGAGAGCGGCCGATACTCCCGGTGTGCGCAGGCGGCGCACTTGATTCTCGGCTTCGCGCAGTAGAGCCGATCCCATTCGTGCACGCAGGAGGGCGAGTAGCCGGAGCGCCCATCCTTCCCCGCCCACCTCGCGGCGTAGACGTCCTCCCGACCGCGGAAGAGTTGCGTGAAGAGGCGGACCTTCTCTTCAGGGGAAGAGCCGGCGTGAACCGAAGTGGCCACGTCCGACTCGTGCGCATGCACAGGAGCTGGCTCAGGCGAAGTAGTTGAGGTTGCTGTTACCGGAAGAACTTCAGGTCGCTCAAGACGCTCCTTGAGGGCACGGTTCTCCGCCCGAAGGCGCTCCACCTCGGCACGGAGGAGCTTGACTTCGTCGGAATGCACTTCCACTACAAGTCAGTCCCGTCCGAGACGATGTAGCAGAAATTCAACCGGCGTGCTCGAAGCGACGGGGAGTGGAATCCACGATGACTTCACGTCCCTCCATCACCCGGGACTGCCGGAAGAAGGACCTCCAGCGCGAGAATCAGTTCCGGGATGCGCTCCGAAGCGACCCGCCAAAGAAGTTCGTGTTTGATCTCGCCATACTCGTGGGCCAGCACGTTTCTCTGGTTGATTACCTTGCGCCAGGGGATCTCGGGGTGGCTCGACTGGAATCCGGTGGATACCCTGTTCGCCGCTTCTCCGATGATCTCGACGTGGCGCTCGACCGCTCCGCGAAGCATCCTGTTCTTCTGATAGTCGTGCAGGGTCTTCCCGGCGACGAACTCCTTGACGGCCCGCGCCGCGTCAAGCATGTCCCAGAGATATGCGGCGTCGGCCTTCTCAGGCTGCATAGAGAATCTCGCGGTTGTTGAGAATCTCGTACCGGCGAAAGGGATTGCGCAGGCCCGACTTCTCGACAAGGTCGATGTCACGGCCGAAGAGATCCCGAAGCTCCTCGATCATCTCGGTCCACTCGTAGAGACTCCACGGGGCGTCCGGGGCGAGGTCAACGAGGATGTCCACATCGCTGCCGGGACTGAAATCGCCGCGCAATATC
It includes:
- a CDS encoding DEAD/DEAH box helicase family protein — encoded protein: MATSVHAGSSPEEKVRLFTQLFRGREDVYAARWAGKDGRSGYSPSCVHEWDRLYCAKPRIKCAACAHREYRPLSDEVITEHLSGKKTIGVYAMLSDETCRFLVADFDGASWMEDAAAFLESAQRVGVPAYLERSRSGNGAHVWILFAEPVAASLARRLGFHLVTLTTESRPEPALKSYDRFFPSQDTLPKGGFGNLVALPLQKEPREKGNSVFLAPSGEPWADQWAFLAKMRKMEVAAVQGVVGDALRHDAVIGVRLSLSEEEEGVDPWITPPADSMSRKARIAGPLPQAVRAVMANMLFIEKDGLPPKVMNRLVRLAAFQNPEFFRAQAMRLSTYDKPRVISCAQDFPRHIGLPRGCREELQALLDANGVALEVIDERQVGIPLEVSFRGTLTQVQERAVQALCGHDTGILSAATAFGKTVVGARMIAERGVSTLVLVHRRQLLDQWRERLTTFLERIQDGESKGDQVIVGEIGGGRNRPTGLLDVALLQSIGRAGEVEELVNGYGQIIVDECHHLSAFTFEQVLRKAKARFVLGLTATPYRKDGHHPIIIMQCGPIRFRTTARTTGADSTVEHVVIPRATDYQLPKAEQELGIQEVYASLVTDERRNDLIFNDLLLALEKGRSPILLTERTEHLEYFAARLKNFAKNIIVLRGGMGRRQRAEVAQRLAGVPDGEERLLLATGRYIGEGFDDSRLDTMFLALPISWRGTLQQYAGRLHRTHAGKRVVQIYDYVDEQVPVLGRMYRKRLRGYRAMGYAVTDTGAQEFKGARAHHA
- a CDS encoding DUF86 domain-containing protein; protein product: MQPEKADAAYLWDMLDAARAVKEFVAGKTLHDYQKNRMLRGAVERHVEIIGEAANRVSTGFQSSHPEIPWRKVINQRNVLAHEYGEIKHELLWRVASERIPELILALEVLLPAVPGDGGT
- a CDS encoding nucleotidyltransferase family protein; translated protein: MVPVTNALVVPSAETIAAFCRKWQIVEFSLFGSILRGDFSPGSDVDILVDLAPDAPWSLYEWTEMIEELRDLFGRDIDLVEKSGLRNPFRRYEILNNREILYAA